A genomic stretch from Setaria italica strain Yugu1 chromosome VII, Setaria_italica_v2.0, whole genome shotgun sequence includes:
- the LOC101783578 gene encoding uncharacterized protein LOC101783578 → MVSALLSYLQALWPFSALVREEDDLRASARLVRALSVPEETKQFVLALREPPRDRDGSGGVIYILAAQNLSEQSASDAERLIREVRPGAVVTQVSRAALDDVRIEEDCLSGSAGGGVLVPASPFQVIKRCVTEKRSKDQYVKAAACQVLQEIFGVGFYGHLLAAKRAAEETGSWFLLLESPYERNCGGNGAGSRDSAADDSSAQQLQASCSLPHSTTDDESAQQLQASCSLPRSTTDDESGLHLQASCLVPRNATSIVSSHGRKICLMDDNGGQLLKSLAPSLGFLMSEAITSNAATECRPSECKPADGYEAPPFAQSVYPLLADLYHIFVDIPSIGRAMASAQELLKQVHEGEPISSDMLSDVYIFRIAIEALRMGLNNAARCHIDTRDKHGSEKLEFSELQSDEKCHILLVQALRSQLKEFDSVVAIVDASCLAGIRRHWNTPVPSEITQLASRCFNHYGDENDDNIELPSPGSTDKKSWISEKPVVAVGAGGTAILGFSSLSKTVQASAFLKLAPYKSPVVLKYGLMQLQRHAAIVLSKILPHGFATAGSKASALQFTASAEKIRAVAHTIISSAERTSLLAMRTSFYEIMQKRHRQPFRITPWATFGCSMVACAGLVMHGDGIECAAEVAPSVPMIASLGRGLESLRLTSQEVRQTKGQNVKEAMRALMNSLKKSAK, encoded by the coding sequence ATGGTGTCGGCGTTGCTCTCGTACCTGCAGGCCCTGTGGCCGTTCTCCGCCCTCGTGAGGGAGGAGGACGACCTGCGCGCGTCGGCGCGGCTGGTCCGGGCGCTCTCGGTGCCGGAGGAGACGAAGCAGTTCGTGCTCGCGCTGCGCGAACCGCCGCGGGATcgggacggcagcggcggcgtgaTCTACATCCTCGCCGCGCAGAACCTTTCGGAGCAGTCCGCGTCGGACGCCGAGCGCCTGATCAGGGAGGTGCGGCCGGGGGCCGTGGTCACCCAGGTCTCGCGCGCGGCCCTCGACGACGTCCGGATCGAGGAGGACTGCCTGtccggcagcgccggcgggggCGTGCTGGTGCCGGCGTCGCCGTTCCAGGTGATCAAGAGGTGCGTCACGGAGAAGAGGAGCAAGGACCAGTATGTCAAGGCGGCAGCCTGCCAGGTCCTGCAGGAGATCTTCGGGGTTGGGTTCTACGGCCATCTGCTTGCTGCCAAGAGAGCAGCAGAGGAGACGGGTTCGTGGTTTCTCTTGCTTGAGTCTCCGTATGAGAGGAATTGCGGTGGCAATGGGGCAGGCAGCCGGGATAGTGCCGCAGATGATAGTTCAGCTCAGCAATTACAGGCTAGCTGCTCGCTCCCTCACAGTACCACGGATGATGAATCGGCCCAGCAATTACAGGCTAGCTGCTCGCTCCCTCGCAGTACCACGGATGATGAATCAGGTTTGCACTTGCAGGCTAGCTGCTTGGTCCCCAGGAATGCCACTTCAATTGTAAGCTCCCATGGTAGGAAAATATGCCTTATGGATGATAATGGAGGACAACTCTTGAAGTCGCTGGCTCCAAGTCTCGGTTTCTTGATGTCCGAAGCTATCACTTCCAATGCTGCTACTGAGTGCAGACCATCTGAGTGCAAGCCGGCTGACGGATATGAGGCTCCACCGTTTGCTCAGTCTGTCTACCCTTTACTTGCTGATCTTTATCATATATTTGTCGATATTCCATCGATTGGGAGGGCTATGGCTTCTGCTCAGGAGTTGCTTAAACAAGTTCATGAGGGGGAGCCAATCAGCAGCGATATGCTATCCGATGTGTACATTTTTAGAATTGCTATAGAGGCTCTCAGAATGGGTTTAAACAATGCAGCAAGGTGTCACATTGATACCAGAGACAAACATGGTTCAGAAAAGCTGGAGTTTTCAGAACTCCAATCTGATGAGAAGTGCCACATTCTTCTTGTGCAAGCTCTCAGGAGCCAACTAAAAGAGTTTGATTCTGTGGTGGCTATTGTTGATGCAAGCTGCTTAGCTGGAATAAGGAGACATTGGAACACTCCTGTTCCTTCAGAGATTACTCAATTAGCTAGCAGGTGCTTCAACCATTATGGTGATGAAAATGATGACAATATTGAGCTACCTTCACCAGGCAGTACTGATAAAAAAAGTTGGATATCTGAGAAGCCTGTGGTCGCTGTTGGTGCAGGAGGTACAGCAATTTTGGGCTTTTCATCATTGTCAAAAACTGTTCAGGCTTCTGCCTTCCTTAAGCTGGCTCCGTACAAAAGTCCAGTAGTTCTAAAGTATGGACTAATGCAGCTGCAAAGACATGCTGCCATTGTATTAAGCAAGATTCTGCCTCATGGGTTTGCTACTGCTGGTTCGAAGGCATCTGCTCTACAGTTCACGGCTTCAGCAGAGAAAATCCGAGCAGTGGCTCACACTATAATATCATCAGCTGAGAGAACGAGCTTGTTGGCTATGCGGACTTCATTCTATGAAATAATGCAGAAGAGGCATAGACAACCTTTCAGAATAACTCCTTGGGCAACATTTGGCTGCAGCATGGTTGCATGCGCTGGTCTCGTGATGCATGGAGATGGGATTGAGTGTGCAGCTGAGGTGGCACCTTCTGTTCCTATGATTGCATCTCTAGGTCgtggccttgagagcttgcgtCTCACATCACAGGAGGTGAGACAAACAAAGGGCCAGAATGTGAAAGAAGCTATGCGAGCTTTAATGAACAGCTTGAAGAAATCAGCAAAATAA
- the LOC101783973 gene encoding phosphoglycolate phosphatase 1B, chloroplastic, translating to MLLQVRASPTFLPSTSSSTSSSAQAPAPSPFLGKSGQRRGGPVSLAAAASPAPHRGVARRSVMAAAGAAPAAKLEDADALIDSVETFIFDCDGVIWKGDKLIDGVPETLDLLRSKGKRLVFVTNNSTKSRKQYGKKFETLGLSVDEEEIFASSFAAAAYLQSIDFPKDKKVYVIGEEGILKELELAGFQHLGGPTDGDKKIELKPGFYMEHDKDVGAVVVGFDRYFNYYKVQYGTLCIRENPGCLFIATNRDAVTHLTDAQEWAGGGSMVGAVLGSTKQEPLVVGKPSTFMMDYLAKKFGITTSQICMVGDRLDTDILFGQNGGCKTLLVLSGVTSLQTLQSPDNSIQPDFYTNQISDFLTLKAATV from the exons ATGCTGCTCCAGGTTCGCGCGTCCCCCACATtcctcccctccacctcctcctccacctcctcctcggcgcaggcgccggcgccctccccgTTCCTGGGGAAGAGCGgccagcggcgcggcgggccgGTGTccttggccgcggcggcgtcaccGGCACCGCACCGCGGCGTGGCGAGGCGTTCCGTGAtggccgccgcgggggcggctccggcggccAAGCTCGAGGACGCCGACGCGCTCATCGACTCCGTCGAGACCTTCATCTTCGACTGCGACG GCGTGATCTGGAAGGGAGACAAGCTGATCGACGGCGTGCCGGAGACGCTCGACCTTCTCCGATCGAAG GGCAAGAGGCTGGTGTTCGTGACCAACAACTCCACCAAGTCGAGGAAGCAGTACGGCAAGAAGTTTGAGACGCTGGGGCTGAGTGTCGACGAG GAAGAGATCTTCGCTTCATCCTTCGCAGCCGCAGCGTACCTGCAGTCCATCGATTTTCCCAAGGACAAGAAG GTGTATGTCATCGGAGAGGAAGGGATTCTGAAGGAGCTGGAGCTGGCTGGATTTCAGCACCTCGGCGGACCC ACAGATGGAGACAAGAAGATAGAGCTGAAGCCTGGTTTTTACATGGAGCATGACAAAGAT GTGGGAGCAGTTGTGGTAGGATTTGATCGCTATTTTAACTACTACAAAGTTCA GTACGGGACACTATGCATCCGTGAGAACCCAGGTTGCCTTTTCATAGCAACAAATAGGGACGCCGTCACTCATCTTACTGATGCCCAAGAATGGGCAG GTGGTGGCTCAATGGTCGGCGCAGTTCTTGGTTCAACTAAACAAGAACCGCTCGTTGTCGGGAAGCCATCCACTTTCATGATGGACTACCTCGCAAAGAA GTTCGGAATCACAACATCCCAGATATGCATGGTGGGTGACCGGTTGGATACTGATATCCTGTTTGGCCAAAACGGAGGCTGCAAGACGCTCCTTGTTCTATCAG GTGTGACTTCCCTGCAGACACTACAGAGCCCCGACAACTCGATCCAGCCAGATTTCTACACAAACCAAATTTCGGATTTTCTCACCCTCAAAGCAGCAACTGTCTGA
- the LOC101784381 gene encoding protein NRT1/ PTR FAMILY 4.6 produces the protein MAIRGFVDWRGNPINRGVHGGVRAAWFIYFLTVVANIVNVPNMLNMVTYLHGTMHMGVSSSATTVTNVLGATAGFALIGAFLSDSYITRSRTILLFGPLEFLGYGLLALQAYIPSLRPPSCNIEAEPSNCKEVHGWNATLLYAALYISALGDGCMRACMPSLGADQFDHEDPPESRQQSSFFNWYTFGISFGGFIGLILIVWLENDKGWDIGFGLCAILILLGLLVVAVGLPFYRNQIPEGSPLTRILQVLVVAFRNRKLEFPEKLEEAQERSAEPGSIEVLPETNSLKFLDKAYINRGKDGSWSVCSTTKVEETKIVLRVLPLFVSSMIGYVSNPILFTFTVQQGGMTNTRLGKIRVSPATLFIIPTIFQMVMLPIYDQFLVPFLRKRTGYVNGITHLQRVGIGFASIILASVIAAVVERKRKEAAEQMSLFWLTPQFFLLGVSDVTSFPGLLEFFNSEAPRGMKSIAAALFWCVLGLSSLLATFLVQIVNRATRHGHRGGWLEAASLNNSRLDLFYWVVAVVGLLAFLNYMYWAKRYVYRHDPRVVTNEPPVDQDSP, from the exons ATGGCAATTAGAGGCTTTGTGGACTGGAGAGGAAACCCCATCAATAGAGGGGTGCACGGAGGAGTCAGGGCAGCATGGTTTATATATT TTCTGACAGTTGTGGCAAACATCGTGAATGTCCCAAATATGCTGAATATGGTCACTTATCTCCATGGAACGATGCATATGGGAGTTTCGAGCTCTGCAACTACAGTCACTAATGTCCTTGGTGCCACAGCTGGGTTTGCTTTGATAGGGGCTTTCCTCTCTGACTCTTACATAACTCGTTCAAGAACTATACTTCTCTTTGGTCCATTGGAGTTTCTG GGCTACGGACTGCTTGCACTGCAAGCCTACATTCCTTCACTCCGTCCACCATCATGCAATATTGAAGCAGAACCTAGcaactgcaaagaagtccatgGCTGGAATGCCACCCTGCTGTACGCCGCATTGTATATTAGTGCACTTGGTGATGGTTGTATGCGTGCTTGCATGCCATCCCTTGGAGCGGATCAGTTTGACCATGAAGATCCCCCTGAATCGCGCCAGCAATCCAGTTTCTTTAATTGGTACACCTTCGGGATCTCCTTTGGAGGTTTTATAGGGCTGATTCTCATAGTGTGGCTAGAGAATGACAAGGGGTGGGACATTGGATTTGGCTTGTGTGCCATTTTAATTCTTCTTGGTTTGCTTGTGGTTGCTGTTGGTCTCCCTTTCTACCGCAACCAAATACCTGAAGGAAGCCCTCTAACTCGAATACTGCAG GTTCTTGTGGTCGCATTCAGAAACAGGAAACTTGAGTTTCCGGAGAAACTGGAAGAGGCACAAGAAAGAAGTGCTGAGCCAGGCTCTATTGAAGTACTCCCTGAAACAAATAGCTTGAA ATTCCTCGACAAAGCTTACATCAACCGTGGGAAAGATGGATCCTGGTCAGTTTGCAGTACGACAAAGGTGGAGGAGACTAAGATTGTGCTCCGTGTGCTTCCTCTGTTTGTCAGCTCCATGATCGGATATGTATCAAACCCTATCCTCTTCACATTCACCGTGCAGCAAGGTGGCATGACAAACACAAGGCTGGGCAAGATCCGTGTTTCCCCAGCTACACTGTTCATCATCCCCACCATATTCCAGATGGTAATGCTTCCAATCTATGATCAGTTCCTTGTGCCGTTTTTGCGGAAGCGCACGGGCTATGTCAATGGCATCACTCATTTGCAGCGTGTCGGCATAGGCTTCGCCTCCATCATACTTGCGTCAGTCATCGCAGCAGTTgttgagaggaagaggaaggaagcTGCAGAGCAGATGTCCCTATTTTGGCTCACCCCTCAGTTTTTCCTCTTGGGTGTGTCAGACGTGACATCGTTCCCTGGGCTCCTCGAGTTCTTCAACAGTGAGGCACCACGAGGCATGAAGTCAATCGCGGCTGCCTTGTTCTGGTGTGTCCTAGGGCTCTCGTCATTGCTAGCCACTTTCCTGGTGCAAATAGTGAATAGAGCCACCAGGCATGGGCACCGTGGAGGGTGGCTGGAGGCTGCAAGCTTGAACAACAGCCGTCTTGATCTGTTCTACTGGGTTGTGGCTGTTGTCGGATTGCTCGCCTTCTTGAACTACATGTACTGGGCCAAGAGGTATGTCTACCGGCACGATCCACGCGTTGTCACAAATGAACCACCGGTCGATCAGGATTCACCTTGA
- the LOC101752643 gene encoding protein NRT1/ PTR FAMILY 4.6 isoform X2, which produces MAVGGFVDWRGSLIKKEVHGGVRAAWFMYFLTFVTSMVNIPFLLNSVIYLQGTMHMGVSGSATTVTNLVGATSGFALIGAFLSDSYITRSRTILLFGPLEFLGYGLLALQAYIPSLHPPPCNIELSDCKEVHGWNATLFYAALYISAFGEGCIRACLPSLGADQFDHEDPSESHQQSSFFNWYTFGISFGGFVGLIFIVWLQNYKGWDIGLGFCAILILLGLLVFAAGLPFYRNQVPEGSPLTRILQVLVVAFRNRRFELPEELEEARGSSAERGSAKVLPQTNIVKFLDKACINHGKEGAWSLCSVTKVEETKIVFRMLPLFVSSMIGYVSNPIILTFTVQQGGMTNTRLGKIHISPATLFIIPTTFQMVMLAIYDQFIVPFLRRRTGYASGITHLQRIGIGFASMILASAFAAVVERKRKEAAVEMSLFWLAPQFFLLGVSDVTSFPGLLEFFNSEAPRGMKSIATALFWCEVGLASLLATFLVQGVNSATGHGHHGGWLEGTSLNNSRLDLFYWVVTVVGFLGFLNYLYWAKKYVYRQDPLVVDEPSADQDSP; this is translated from the exons ATGGCAGTTGGAGGTTTTGTGGACTGGAGAGGAAGCCTCATCAAGAAAGAGGTGCATGGAGGGGTCAGGGCAGCATGGTTTATGTACT TCCTGACTTTTGTAACAAGCATGGTTAATATCCCATTTTTGCTGAATTCGGTCATCTATCTCCAAGGAACAATGCATATGGGAGTATCAGGCTCTGCAACTACAGTCACTAATCTTGTTGGCGCCACATCTGGATTTGCTTTGATAGGAGCTTTCCTCTCAGACTCGTACATCACTCGTTCTAGGACTATACTTCTGTTTGGTCCATTGGAGTTTCTG GGCTATGGATTGCTTGCACTGCAAGCCTACATTCCGTCACTCCATCCACCACCTTGCAACATTGAACTGAGTGACTGCAAAGAGGTCCATGGTTGGAACGCTACACTATTTTATGCAGCCTTGTATATCAGTGCATTTGGAGAAGGTTGCATACGTGCTTGCTTGCCATCCCTCGGAGCAGATCAGTTTGACCATGAAGACCCCTCTGAATCCCACCAGCAGTCCAGCTTCTTTAACTGGTACACATTTGGGATCTCCTTTGGAGGTTTTGTGGGGCTAATTTTCATTGTGTGGCTTCAGAACTACAAGGGGTGGGACATTGGACTTGGCTTCTGTGCCATCCTAATTCTTCTTGGATTGCTTGTATTTGCGGCTGGTCTTCCTTTCTACCGCAACCAAGTACCTGAGGGAAGCCCTCTAACTCGAATCCTGCAG GTTCTTGTGGTTGCATTCAGAAACAGGAGGTTTGAACTGCCTGAGGAGCTGGAAGAAGCACGGGGAAGCAGTGCTGAACGAGGCTCTGCTAAAGTACTCCCCCAAACAAATATCGTCAA ATTCCTCGATAAAGCTTGCATTAACCATGGCAAAGAAGGAGCCTGGTCACTTTGCAGTGTGACAAAGGTGGAGGAGACAAAGATTGTGTTCCGTATGCTTCCTCTGTTTGTCAGCTCCATGATTGGATACGTATCGAACCCTATCATCTTAACATTCACCGTTCAGCAAGGTGGCATGACAAACACACGGCTCGGCAAGATCCATATCTCCCCCGCGACACTCTTTATCATCCCCACCACATTCCAGATGGTAATGCTCGCCATCTATGACCAGTTCATAGTGCCATTCTTGCGCAGGCGCACGGGCTATGCCAGTGGCATCACTCATTTGCAGCGCATTGGAATAGGCTTTGCCTCCATGATACTTGCATCAGCTTTTGCAGCAGTTGTtgagagaaagagaaaagaagctGCAGTGGAGATGTCCCTGTTCTGGCTCGCGCCTCAGTTCTTCCTGCTGGGCGTGTCGGATGTCACGTCATTTCCTGGgctccttgagttcttcaaCAGTGAGGCGCCTCGGGGCATGAAGTCCATCGCCACAGCATTGTTCTGGTGTGAGGTAGGGCTCGCGTCGTTGCTGGCCACCTTCCTGGTGCAAGGGGTGAACAGCGCCACGGGGCATGGGCACCATGGAGGATGGCTAGAGGGTACAAGCTTGAACAACAGCCGTCTTGACCTGTTCTACTGGGTTGTAACTGTTGTCGGATTTCTTGGCTTCCTTAACTACCTGTACTGGGCGAAGAAATATGTCTACCGGCAGGATCCACTCGTCGTGGATGAGCCATCAGCCGATCAAGATTCACCTTAA
- the LOC101752643 gene encoding protein NRT1/ PTR FAMILY 4.6 isoform X1, producing the protein MAVGGFVDWRGSLIKKEVHGGVRAAWFMYFLTFVTSMVNIPFLLNSVIYLQGTMHMGVSGSATTVTNLVGATSGFALIGAFLSDSYITRSRTILLFGPLEFLALVQGYGLLALQAYIPSLHPPPCNIELSDCKEVHGWNATLFYAALYISAFGEGCIRACLPSLGADQFDHEDPSESHQQSSFFNWYTFGISFGGFVGLIFIVWLQNYKGWDIGLGFCAILILLGLLVFAAGLPFYRNQVPEGSPLTRILQVLVVAFRNRRFELPEELEEARGSSAERGSAKVLPQTNIVKFLDKACINHGKEGAWSLCSVTKVEETKIVFRMLPLFVSSMIGYVSNPIILTFTVQQGGMTNTRLGKIHISPATLFIIPTTFQMVMLAIYDQFIVPFLRRRTGYASGITHLQRIGIGFASMILASAFAAVVERKRKEAAVEMSLFWLAPQFFLLGVSDVTSFPGLLEFFNSEAPRGMKSIATALFWCEVGLASLLATFLVQGVNSATGHGHHGGWLEGTSLNNSRLDLFYWVVTVVGFLGFLNYLYWAKKYVYRQDPLVVDEPSADQDSP; encoded by the exons ATGGCAGTTGGAGGTTTTGTGGACTGGAGAGGAAGCCTCATCAAGAAAGAGGTGCATGGAGGGGTCAGGGCAGCATGGTTTATGTACT TCCTGACTTTTGTAACAAGCATGGTTAATATCCCATTTTTGCTGAATTCGGTCATCTATCTCCAAGGAACAATGCATATGGGAGTATCAGGCTCTGCAACTACAGTCACTAATCTTGTTGGCGCCACATCTGGATTTGCTTTGATAGGAGCTTTCCTCTCAGACTCGTACATCACTCGTTCTAGGACTATACTTCTGTTTGGTCCATTGGAGTTTCTG GCACTAGTGCAGGGCTATGGATTGCTTGCACTGCAAGCCTACATTCCGTCACTCCATCCACCACCTTGCAACATTGAACTGAGTGACTGCAAAGAGGTCCATGGTTGGAACGCTACACTATTTTATGCAGCCTTGTATATCAGTGCATTTGGAGAAGGTTGCATACGTGCTTGCTTGCCATCCCTCGGAGCAGATCAGTTTGACCATGAAGACCCCTCTGAATCCCACCAGCAGTCCAGCTTCTTTAACTGGTACACATTTGGGATCTCCTTTGGAGGTTTTGTGGGGCTAATTTTCATTGTGTGGCTTCAGAACTACAAGGGGTGGGACATTGGACTTGGCTTCTGTGCCATCCTAATTCTTCTTGGATTGCTTGTATTTGCGGCTGGTCTTCCTTTCTACCGCAACCAAGTACCTGAGGGAAGCCCTCTAACTCGAATCCTGCAG GTTCTTGTGGTTGCATTCAGAAACAGGAGGTTTGAACTGCCTGAGGAGCTGGAAGAAGCACGGGGAAGCAGTGCTGAACGAGGCTCTGCTAAAGTACTCCCCCAAACAAATATCGTCAA ATTCCTCGATAAAGCTTGCATTAACCATGGCAAAGAAGGAGCCTGGTCACTTTGCAGTGTGACAAAGGTGGAGGAGACAAAGATTGTGTTCCGTATGCTTCCTCTGTTTGTCAGCTCCATGATTGGATACGTATCGAACCCTATCATCTTAACATTCACCGTTCAGCAAGGTGGCATGACAAACACACGGCTCGGCAAGATCCATATCTCCCCCGCGACACTCTTTATCATCCCCACCACATTCCAGATGGTAATGCTCGCCATCTATGACCAGTTCATAGTGCCATTCTTGCGCAGGCGCACGGGCTATGCCAGTGGCATCACTCATTTGCAGCGCATTGGAATAGGCTTTGCCTCCATGATACTTGCATCAGCTTTTGCAGCAGTTGTtgagagaaagagaaaagaagctGCAGTGGAGATGTCCCTGTTCTGGCTCGCGCCTCAGTTCTTCCTGCTGGGCGTGTCGGATGTCACGTCATTTCCTGGgctccttgagttcttcaaCAGTGAGGCGCCTCGGGGCATGAAGTCCATCGCCACAGCATTGTTCTGGTGTGAGGTAGGGCTCGCGTCGTTGCTGGCCACCTTCCTGGTGCAAGGGGTGAACAGCGCCACGGGGCATGGGCACCATGGAGGATGGCTAGAGGGTACAAGCTTGAACAACAGCCGTCTTGACCTGTTCTACTGGGTTGTAACTGTTGTCGGATTTCTTGGCTTCCTTAACTACCTGTACTGGGCGAAGAAATATGTCTACCGGCAGGATCCACTCGTCGTGGATGAGCCATCAGCCGATCAAGATTCACCTTAA
- the LOC101752643 gene encoding protein NRT1/ PTR FAMILY 4.6 isoform X3 → MHMGVSGSATTVTNLVGATSGFALIGAFLSDSYITRSRTILLFGPLEFLALVQGYGLLALQAYIPSLHPPPCNIELSDCKEVHGWNATLFYAALYISAFGEGCIRACLPSLGADQFDHEDPSESHQQSSFFNWYTFGISFGGFVGLIFIVWLQNYKGWDIGLGFCAILILLGLLVFAAGLPFYRNQVPEGSPLTRILQVLVVAFRNRRFELPEELEEARGSSAERGSAKVLPQTNIVKFLDKACINHGKEGAWSLCSVTKVEETKIVFRMLPLFVSSMIGYVSNPIILTFTVQQGGMTNTRLGKIHISPATLFIIPTTFQMVMLAIYDQFIVPFLRRRTGYASGITHLQRIGIGFASMILASAFAAVVERKRKEAAVEMSLFWLAPQFFLLGVSDVTSFPGLLEFFNSEAPRGMKSIATALFWCEVGLASLLATFLVQGVNSATGHGHHGGWLEGTSLNNSRLDLFYWVVTVVGFLGFLNYLYWAKKYVYRQDPLVVDEPSADQDSP, encoded by the exons ATGCATATGGGAGTATCAGGCTCTGCAACTACAGTCACTAATCTTGTTGGCGCCACATCTGGATTTGCTTTGATAGGAGCTTTCCTCTCAGACTCGTACATCACTCGTTCTAGGACTATACTTCTGTTTGGTCCATTGGAGTTTCTG GCACTAGTGCAGGGCTATGGATTGCTTGCACTGCAAGCCTACATTCCGTCACTCCATCCACCACCTTGCAACATTGAACTGAGTGACTGCAAAGAGGTCCATGGTTGGAACGCTACACTATTTTATGCAGCCTTGTATATCAGTGCATTTGGAGAAGGTTGCATACGTGCTTGCTTGCCATCCCTCGGAGCAGATCAGTTTGACCATGAAGACCCCTCTGAATCCCACCAGCAGTCCAGCTTCTTTAACTGGTACACATTTGGGATCTCCTTTGGAGGTTTTGTGGGGCTAATTTTCATTGTGTGGCTTCAGAACTACAAGGGGTGGGACATTGGACTTGGCTTCTGTGCCATCCTAATTCTTCTTGGATTGCTTGTATTTGCGGCTGGTCTTCCTTTCTACCGCAACCAAGTACCTGAGGGAAGCCCTCTAACTCGAATCCTGCAG GTTCTTGTGGTTGCATTCAGAAACAGGAGGTTTGAACTGCCTGAGGAGCTGGAAGAAGCACGGGGAAGCAGTGCTGAACGAGGCTCTGCTAAAGTACTCCCCCAAACAAATATCGTCAA ATTCCTCGATAAAGCTTGCATTAACCATGGCAAAGAAGGAGCCTGGTCACTTTGCAGTGTGACAAAGGTGGAGGAGACAAAGATTGTGTTCCGTATGCTTCCTCTGTTTGTCAGCTCCATGATTGGATACGTATCGAACCCTATCATCTTAACATTCACCGTTCAGCAAGGTGGCATGACAAACACACGGCTCGGCAAGATCCATATCTCCCCCGCGACACTCTTTATCATCCCCACCACATTCCAGATGGTAATGCTCGCCATCTATGACCAGTTCATAGTGCCATTCTTGCGCAGGCGCACGGGCTATGCCAGTGGCATCACTCATTTGCAGCGCATTGGAATAGGCTTTGCCTCCATGATACTTGCATCAGCTTTTGCAGCAGTTGTtgagagaaagagaaaagaagctGCAGTGGAGATGTCCCTGTTCTGGCTCGCGCCTCAGTTCTTCCTGCTGGGCGTGTCGGATGTCACGTCATTTCCTGGgctccttgagttcttcaaCAGTGAGGCGCCTCGGGGCATGAAGTCCATCGCCACAGCATTGTTCTGGTGTGAGGTAGGGCTCGCGTCGTTGCTGGCCACCTTCCTGGTGCAAGGGGTGAACAGCGCCACGGGGCATGGGCACCATGGAGGATGGCTAGAGGGTACAAGCTTGAACAACAGCCGTCTTGACCTGTTCTACTGGGTTGTAACTGTTGTCGGATTTCTTGGCTTCCTTAACTACCTGTACTGGGCGAAGAAATATGTCTACCGGCAGGATCCACTCGTCGTGGATGAGCCATCAGCCGATCAAGATTCACCTTAA